The following are from one region of the Vibrio rarus genome:
- a CDS encoding thioredoxin fold domain-containing protein: MNSLRRVFGLLLCSLVAFSVCATEFDEAKIKERFSKIGITVVQVESLDMDGLVEITTTQGTFYATPSADYFIPGKLYSLDDNGNFSDVTAQRQGPKINKLFNDITNEMIVYKAKNEKHVVTVFTDTSCGYCLKLHRQMAEYNKLGITVRYLAFPRSGPQSQVGHEMANIWCSEDPAKVMSDVKIRGKNALAPNSDIKKCQAMISGQYQLGKTIGVSGTPAVFSEKGINVGGYLSPKDLLARLESQQ; encoded by the coding sequence ATGAATAGCTTACGTCGAGTCTTTGGTTTACTTCTCTGCTCTTTAGTTGCCTTTAGTGTATGTGCAACAGAATTTGATGAGGCAAAAATTAAAGAACGATTTTCTAAAATTGGTATCACTGTGGTGCAAGTAGAATCCCTTGATATGGATGGACTTGTGGAAATCACCACGACCCAAGGTACTTTCTATGCGACTCCAAGCGCAGATTACTTTATTCCAGGTAAGCTGTACTCTTTGGATGACAATGGTAATTTTAGTGATGTTACGGCTCAACGTCAGGGTCCTAAAATTAACAAGTTATTCAACGACATCACCAATGAGATGATTGTATATAAAGCCAAAAATGAAAAACACGTAGTGACGGTATTTACCGATACATCGTGTGGCTACTGCTTGAAGCTACATCGCCAAATGGCTGAATATAATAAGCTAGGCATTACAGTACGTTACTTAGCTTTCCCTCGCTCTGGTCCGCAAAGTCAAGTGGGTCATGAAATGGCGAATATCTGGTGTAGTGAAGATCCTGCGAAAGTAATGAGTGACGTGAAAATTCGTGGTAAAAACGCGCTAGCACCGAATAGTGATATTAAAAAATGTCAGGCTATGATTTCAGGTCAGTATCAATTAGGGAAAACGATTGGCGTATCGGGAACCCCTGCGGTATTCTCAGAAAAAGGCATCAATGTTGGTGGTTACTTATCACCAAAAGACTTGTTAGCTCGACTTGAATCGCAACAATAA
- the recJ gene encoding single-stranded-DNA-specific exonuclease RecJ has product MIEIKRRPSAEIAHLPTSLSPLMRRIYASRGIESMTQLDRGAKGLLAPQKLFGIEAAAQLLFSAIQNNKRIIVVGDFDADGATSCALSVLALRMLGSRNVDYLVPNRFDDGYGLSPEVVQQAIAMGVDLIMTVDNGISSLDGVRFAKENNIQVLVTDHHLPGHTLPNADAMVNPNLNECGFPSKALAGVGVAFYLMIALRALMRTNNGFNQIGIAEPNLSELLDLVALGTVADVVPLDENNRILVHQGLQRIRAGHGRPGIQALIEVSKRESSRLVASDFGFALGPRINAAGRLDDMSFGVELLMSNNIHAARRMATELDALNITRREIEEGMKVEAMAFCERIQFSADKEMPYGITLFQHDWHQGVIGILASRIKDQFHRPVIAFADGGEGLIKGSCRSIKGMHMRDALDQIDVQNPGLILKFGGHAMAAGLTIKEQDFSRFSELFDQAVRDQVDEDALKGIVLSDGELTPEEFTMHTAIDIRNGGPWGQAFPEPIFDGEFKVLHQKLVGEKHLKLMVEPLYKSHGTNIMIDAIAFNVDLRRWPDPATTKVRLAYRLDINEFRGNQSLQLMVEYIEGA; this is encoded by the coding sequence ATGATCGAAATTAAACGCCGTCCTTCTGCTGAAATAGCGCATCTTCCTACCTCGTTATCACCATTAATGAGACGTATTTATGCCTCTCGTGGTATTGAGTCAATGACGCAACTGGATCGGGGGGCAAAAGGCTTGCTCGCGCCACAAAAGTTATTCGGTATTGAGGCCGCCGCTCAACTTCTTTTTTCTGCAATACAGAACAATAAAAGAATTATTGTGGTCGGCGATTTTGATGCCGATGGTGCGACGTCTTGCGCATTATCAGTGTTAGCCTTGCGCATGCTAGGTTCTCGCAATGTGGACTATCTCGTTCCCAATCGTTTTGATGATGGCTACGGATTAAGTCCTGAAGTTGTACAGCAAGCGATAGCAATGGGCGTTGATTTGATTATGACGGTTGATAATGGCATCTCATCTTTAGATGGGGTTCGTTTCGCTAAAGAAAATAACATTCAAGTACTGGTGACCGATCACCACTTGCCGGGACACACATTGCCCAATGCGGATGCAATGGTGAACCCCAATTTAAATGAATGTGGCTTTCCATCCAAAGCCCTTGCCGGGGTTGGTGTTGCCTTTTATCTGATGATTGCCTTGCGGGCACTTATGCGCACCAATAATGGGTTTAATCAGATAGGTATTGCTGAGCCAAACCTGTCAGAGTTACTTGATTTAGTGGCTCTGGGGACGGTCGCGGATGTTGTGCCATTAGATGAAAATAACCGAATATTGGTCCATCAAGGACTGCAACGTATTCGTGCCGGTCACGGTCGCCCTGGAATACAGGCCTTGATTGAAGTCTCAAAGAGAGAGTCAAGCCGACTCGTGGCCTCGGATTTTGGCTTTGCTTTAGGCCCTAGAATTAACGCCGCGGGCCGTTTAGATGATATGTCGTTTGGTGTTGAATTACTGATGAGCAATAACATCCATGCGGCGAGACGTATGGCCACAGAGTTGGATGCGTTAAACATTACTCGTCGTGAAATCGAAGAGGGAATGAAGGTAGAGGCGATGGCCTTTTGCGAGCGAATTCAATTTAGTGCGGACAAGGAGATGCCCTACGGAATTACTTTATTCCAGCATGATTGGCATCAAGGGGTTATCGGTATTTTAGCCTCACGTATTAAGGATCAGTTTCATCGTCCTGTGATTGCTTTTGCTGATGGGGGAGAAGGCTTAATCAAAGGCTCTTGTCGCTCTATCAAAGGCATGCATATGCGAGATGCCCTAGATCAAATTGATGTGCAAAACCCCGGGCTGATTTTAAAGTTTGGTGGGCATGCTATGGCGGCAGGTTTAACCATTAAAGAGCAGGATTTTAGCCGTTTTAGTGAGTTGTTTGATCAAGCGGTTCGTGACCAAGTGGATGAAGATGCCTTAAAAGGCATAGTGCTGTCTGATGGAGAGTTAACACCTGAAGAATTTACTATGCACACCGCCATTGATATTCGTAATGGTGGACCTTGGGGTCAAGCTTTTCCAGAACCGATTTTTGATGGTGAATTTAAAGTGCTGCATCAAAAGCTAGTAGGAGAAAAGCATCTCAAACTGATGGTTGAACCTTTATATAAATCCCATGGCACTAATATTATGATTGATGCGATTGCCTTTAATGTGGATCTTAGACGTTGGCCAGATCCTGCCACTACTAAGGTTCGATTAGCTTATCGTCTTGATATCAATGAGTTTCGTGGTAACCAATCTTTACAGTTAATGGTGGAATATATTGAGGGCGCTTAA